A window of Gasterosteus aculeatus chromosome 9, fGasAcu3.hap1.1, whole genome shotgun sequence contains these coding sequences:
- the LOC120824608 gene encoding dnaJ homolog subfamily A member 3, mitochondrial isoform X1 — translation MASPAARLSVRRLSSGHRSGCFPNVVARHAAVCSAATPQARGGGAAVRRGPRTPGSAVTLGPLRGFRCPPGISCHSYHTSSRSASKQDLYDVLGVSRSVSQKDIKKAYYQLAKKYHPDTNPDEPDAKEKFAQLAEAYEVLSDEVKRKQYDTYGAAGFDPGRAGAAGQQQYYRAGGANIDPEELFRKIFGEFSGGRGFADINNMFEQRPEFVMELSFSEAAKGASKELSVNMEDTCPRCDGRGNEPGTKVSHCHYCNGTGMETVNTGPFMMRTGCRRCGGKGSITNTACALCRGSGQMKKRQTLTVPVPPGVENGQTVRMSVGKKEILITFRVQRSPVFRRSGADLHSDVMISVAQAVLGGTATAPGLHQTISILIPAGCQGDQVIRLQGKGIRRMSSYSYGDHYVHIKIKVPKKLTRRQRSLLLSYAEDETDVQGTTNGVERPAAGGSRSSQSGPRSNGSGEEEQQEKDKKKKEEEEGGFFSKLKKMFS, via the exons ATGGCGTCTCCGGCCGCCCGGCTCTCCGTACGCCGCTTGTCTTCGGGACACCGGAGCGGTTGTTTCCCGAACGTCGTCGCCAGACATGCGGCCGTATGTTCGGCCGCGACGCCACAGGCGCGCGGGGGCGGCGCGGCGGTCCGCCGCGGGCCGCGGACACCCGGGAGTGCCGTGACATTGGGACCGCTGAGAG GCTTCAGATGTCCTCCCGGCATCTCCTGCCACTCCTATCACACCAGCAGCCGGTCAGCGAGCAAGCAGGACTTGTACGACGTGTTGGGTGTGTCCCGCTCTGTATCCCAGAAAGACATCAAGAAGGCTTACTACCAG TTGGCCAAGAAGTACCACCCGGACACCAACCCGGATGAGCCCGACGCCAAAGAGAAGTTTGCCCAGCTGGCTGAAGCCTACGAG GTGCTGAGCGACGAGGTGAAGAGGAAGCAGTATGACACCTACGGCGCGGCCGGCTTCGATCCCGGCCGAGCCGGGGCGGCGGGCCAGCAGCAGTACTACAGGGCGGGGGGGGCCAACATCGACCCCGAGGAGCTCTTCAGGAAGATCTTTGGAGAGTTTTCTGGAGGCAGGGGCTTCGCAGACATCAACAACATGTTTGAACAACGGCCCGAG tttgtgatggagctgagctTCTCCGAGGCCGCCAAGGGCGCCAGCAAGGAGCTGAGCGTGAACATGGAGGACACCTGTCCTCGCTGCGATGGGCGGGGGAACGAGCCGGGCACCAAAGTCTCCCACTGCCACTACTGCAACGGCACCGGCATG GAGACCGTCAACACCGGTCCGTTCATGATGCGGACGGGCTGCCGGCGCTGCGGCGGGAAGGGGTCCATCACCAACACGGCGTGCGCTCTGTGCCGCGGGTCGGGCCAGATGAAGAAGAGGCAGACGCTCACGGTGCCCGTTCCTCCTG gAGTGGAAAACGGTCAAACGGTTCGCATGTcggtgggaaaaaaagaaatcctcatCACATTCAGG GTCCAGAGGAGTCCGGTGTTCAGGCGCAGCGGAGCGGACCTCCACTCAGACGTGATGATCTCTGTGGCTCAGGCCGTCCTGGGGGGCACGGCCACGGCCCCCGGCCTGCACCAGACCATCAGCATACTG ATTCCGGCCGGTTGCCAGGGCGACCAGGTGATCCGCCTCCAGGGGAAAGGCATCCGGAGGATGAGCAGCTACAGCTACGGAGACCACTACGTGCACATCAAGATCAAAGTGCCCAA GAAGTTGACCCGCCGCCAGCGCTCTCTGCTGCTAAGCTACGCCGAAGACGAGACGGACGTTCAGGGGACGACAAACGGCGTCGAGCGGCCTGCag cagggggcagcagaagCTCACAGTCCGGTCCCAGGTCCAACGGCTCaggggaggaagagcagcaggagaaggacaagaagaagaaggaggaggaggagggaggcttcTTCTCTAAGCTGAAGAAGATGTTCAGCTGA
- the LOC120824608 gene encoding dnaJ homolog subfamily A member 3, mitochondrial isoform X2 — translation MASPAARLSVRRLSSGHRSGCFPNVVARHAAVCSAATPQARGGGAAVRRGPRTPGSAVTLGPLRGFRCPPGISCHSYHTSSRSASKQDLYDVLGVSRSVSQKDIKKAYYQLAKKYHPDTNPDEPDAKEKFAQLAEAYEVLSDEVKRKQYDTYGAAGFDPGRAGAAGQQQYYRAGGANIDPEELFRKIFGEFSGGRGFADINNMFEQRPEFVMELSFSEAAKGASKELSVNMEDTCPRCDGRGNEPGTKVSHCHYCNGTGMETVNTGPFMMRTGCRRCGGKGSITNTACALCRGSGQMKKRQTLTVPVPPGVENGQTVRMSVGKKEILITFRVQRSPVFRRSGADLHSDVMISVAQAVLGGTATAPGLHQTISILIPAGCQGDQVIRLQGKGIRRMSSYSYGDHYVHIKIKVPKKLTRRQRSLLLSYAEDETDVQGTTNGVERPAGGSRSSQSGPRSNGSGEEEQQEKDKKKKEEEEGGFFSKLKKMFS, via the exons ATGGCGTCTCCGGCCGCCCGGCTCTCCGTACGCCGCTTGTCTTCGGGACACCGGAGCGGTTGTTTCCCGAACGTCGTCGCCAGACATGCGGCCGTATGTTCGGCCGCGACGCCACAGGCGCGCGGGGGCGGCGCGGCGGTCCGCCGCGGGCCGCGGACACCCGGGAGTGCCGTGACATTGGGACCGCTGAGAG GCTTCAGATGTCCTCCCGGCATCTCCTGCCACTCCTATCACACCAGCAGCCGGTCAGCGAGCAAGCAGGACTTGTACGACGTGTTGGGTGTGTCCCGCTCTGTATCCCAGAAAGACATCAAGAAGGCTTACTACCAG TTGGCCAAGAAGTACCACCCGGACACCAACCCGGATGAGCCCGACGCCAAAGAGAAGTTTGCCCAGCTGGCTGAAGCCTACGAG GTGCTGAGCGACGAGGTGAAGAGGAAGCAGTATGACACCTACGGCGCGGCCGGCTTCGATCCCGGCCGAGCCGGGGCGGCGGGCCAGCAGCAGTACTACAGGGCGGGGGGGGCCAACATCGACCCCGAGGAGCTCTTCAGGAAGATCTTTGGAGAGTTTTCTGGAGGCAGGGGCTTCGCAGACATCAACAACATGTTTGAACAACGGCCCGAG tttgtgatggagctgagctTCTCCGAGGCCGCCAAGGGCGCCAGCAAGGAGCTGAGCGTGAACATGGAGGACACCTGTCCTCGCTGCGATGGGCGGGGGAACGAGCCGGGCACCAAAGTCTCCCACTGCCACTACTGCAACGGCACCGGCATG GAGACCGTCAACACCGGTCCGTTCATGATGCGGACGGGCTGCCGGCGCTGCGGCGGGAAGGGGTCCATCACCAACACGGCGTGCGCTCTGTGCCGCGGGTCGGGCCAGATGAAGAAGAGGCAGACGCTCACGGTGCCCGTTCCTCCTG gAGTGGAAAACGGTCAAACGGTTCGCATGTcggtgggaaaaaaagaaatcctcatCACATTCAGG GTCCAGAGGAGTCCGGTGTTCAGGCGCAGCGGAGCGGACCTCCACTCAGACGTGATGATCTCTGTGGCTCAGGCCGTCCTGGGGGGCACGGCCACGGCCCCCGGCCTGCACCAGACCATCAGCATACTG ATTCCGGCCGGTTGCCAGGGCGACCAGGTGATCCGCCTCCAGGGGAAAGGCATCCGGAGGATGAGCAGCTACAGCTACGGAGACCACTACGTGCACATCAAGATCAAAGTGCCCAA GAAGTTGACCCGCCGCCAGCGCTCTCTGCTGCTAAGCTACGCCGAAGACGAGACGGACGTTCAGGGGACGACAAACGGCGTCGAGCGGCCTGCag ggggcagcagaagCTCACAGTCCGGTCCCAGGTCCAACGGCTCaggggaggaagagcagcaggagaaggacaagaagaagaaggaggaggaggagggaggcttcTTCTCTAAGCTGAAGAAGATGTTCAGCTGA
- the LOC120824595 gene encoding vasorin encodes MRPHFLLLFLSSGLVLSSECPADCACRDQDSVFCFHRRSSTVPRVPATTRELFIFQSSINTLTQDDFKDLVELELLDLSQNELAEIPGGAFEMLSKLRNLDLSFNRITHISKDSFSGLVQLERLYLHANLIQSIHSEAFEGFERLLELKLQGNQLTSLPSLRLPRLLLLDLSYNNIPTLGPSDLQTPHLEALKVASLGLTTVNEDLIASLGNLHELDISNNQLSELPQALKHDSLKGLTKLSLATNPLSELRVEDFQSLSGLQELDLSGLNLQGFSQSFFQTFPRLMHLTAAENPFNCLCPLAWFPVWLKDKNVDLGRPEETRCHFPLVNAGKMLSALEHKDFGCPSIRTVLTGVPIGSTIAPRIPATSPGTIHTNAILPPPPSEATASSNTHGTLSPEPPVSQSSTSGEDICPLNICLNGGTCHFDPSGQLGCLCPSGTSGLYCENVDQASETPKPSAAKVLQAAAMPAELDAISSRQVTSTSILLDLHRFIETRPHIRGIRLTYRNLSGPDRRPIILSVPASYPEYTLRGLRPNCTYSVCASPLRERVAPRANRSAETGSCTEARTEGPPLSSSQPRVETQSPLTYTLVLAVAALALVTGLAVVAGAIVCVRKRRQSRAELELELDPAGPDPVGQEGVKACLENGANGTLSHKQPEIDHGHNPQPPQRNGGLDYELPLMQRHCSSNNNLASSKPSCF; translated from the coding sequence ATGCGGCctcacttcctgctcctcttcctctcatctgGCCTGGTGTTGTCCTCTGAATGCCCGGCCGACTGCGCCTGCCGGGACCAGGACTCCGTCTTCTGCTTCCATCGGCGCTCCAGCACCGTGCCCCGTGTCCCCGCCACCACCCGAGAACTCTTCATCTTCCAGAGCAGCATCAATACGTTGACCCAAGATGACTTCAAAGACCTGGTGGAATTGGAGTTGCTGGATCTGAGCCAGAATGAGCTGGCAGAGATTCCAGGCGGTGCGTTTGAGATGCTGTCAAAGCTCAGGAACTTAGACCTGTCCTTCAACCGCATTACGCACATCTCCAAAGACAGTTTTTCCGGGTTGGTCCAGCTGGAGAGGCTGTATCTCCATGCCAACCTCATTCAAAGCATCCACTCAGAAGCTTTTGAAGGTTTTGAGAGGCTACTGGAACTTAAACTGCAAGGAAACCAGCTCACCTCTCTGCCATCCCTTCGTCTCCCAAGACTTCTTCTTCTGGACCTCAGCTACAACAACATCCCAACTCTGGGGCCCTCAGACCTTCAGACTCCCCACCTGGAGGCCCTTAAGGTGGCCTCACTGGGCCTCACTACTGTGAATGAAGATCTCATAGCTTCTCTAGGGAACCTCCATGAGCTCGACATCTCCAATAACCAGTTAAGTGAGCTGCCCCAGGCCCTGAAGCATGACTCCCTCAAGGGGCTGACCAAGCTCAGCCTGGCTACCAACCCATTGAGCGAGCTCCGTGTGGAGGACTTCCAAAGCCTGAGTGGGCTTCAAGAACTGGATCTCAGTGGACTTAATCTCCAGGGATTTTCCCAAAGTTTCTTCCAGACCTTCCCGAGGTTGATGCACCTGACTGCAGCTGAGAACCCATTTAACTGCCTGTGTCCATTAGCCTGGTTCCCTGTTTGGCTAAAGGATAAGAACGTGGATCTCGGGAGGCCTGAGGAAACCAGATGTCACTTCCCCCTGGTCAATGCCGGGAAAATGCTTTCAGCACTTGAGCACAAAGACTTTGGGTGTCCGTCTATCAGGACGGTGCTGACTGGCGTCCCCATTGGCAGTACTATAGCTCCACGGATTCCAGCCACATCTCCCGGGACCATCCACACCAACGctattcttcctcctccacccagtgaGGCCACAGCCTCCTCAAACACCCACGGCACCCTTTCACCAGAACCTCCAGTCTCCCAGAGCTCCACCAGCGGTGAGGACATCTGCCCACTGAACATCTGCCTCAATGGGGGAACTTGTCATTTTGATCCGTCTGGTCAGCTTGGTTGCCTTTGTCCGTCGGGAACCTCTGGCCTCTACTGTGAAAATGTGGACCAGGCTTCTGAGACCCCGAAGCCTTCAGCAGCAAAAGTTTTGCAGGCCGCCGCAATGCCGGCTGAGCTCGATGCCATCAGTTCACGCCAGGTCACCTCCACTTCCATCCTCCTCGATCTGCACCGCTTCATTGAGACGCGGCCGCACATCCGCGGCATCCGGTTGACTTACCGCAACCTCTCTGGGCCGGACCGCCGCCCCATAATCCTGAGTGTACCAGCGTCCTACCCAGAGTACACTTTGCGTGGGCTGAGACCCAACTGCACCTACTCGGTCTGCGCCAGCCCCCTGAGAGAGCGGGTCGCCCCGAGGGCCAACAGGTCTGCAGAGACGGGGTCGTGCACAGAGGCTCGCACCGAAGGGCCGCCGCTCTCGTCCTCGCAGCCCCGGGTGGAGACGCAGAGCCCGCTGACCTACACCCTCGTCCTGGCCGTGGCTGCGCTGGCGCTGGTGACGGGGTTGGCCGTGGTTGCCGGGGCGATCGTCTGCGTTCGAAAGAGGAGGCAGTCCCGggcggagctggagctggagctggaccCGGCGGGTCCCGACCCCGTGGGGCAGGAGGGGGTGAAGGCCTGTCTGGAGAACGGGGCGAATGGGACGCTCTCCCACAAACAGCCGGAGATCGACCACGGTCACAATCCTCAGCCGCCCCAACGGAACGGGGGTTTGGACTATGAACTACCCTTGATGCAAAGACACTGCTCATCAAATAACAATCTAGCGTCCTCAAAGCCATCTTGTTTTTaa